A region from the Neurospora crassa OR74A linkage group V, whole genome shotgun sequence genome encodes:
- a CDS encoding secretory phospholipase A2: protein MKFFSALALSSLLPTAAWAWTGSESDSTGADSLFRRAETIQQTTDRYLFRITLPQFTAYRNARSPATLDWSSDSCSYSPDNPLGFPFSPACNRHDFGYRNYKAQSRFTDNNKLKIDGNFKTDLYYQCDTHGYGSTCHALANVYYAAVREFGRTKGELQEEYDLLLAHYNELVAEAIAKGEDPLYY, encoded by the exons ATGAAGTTCTTCTCTGCCCTcgccctctcctctctcctgCCGACGGCCGCATGGGCCTGGACCGGCAGCGAAAGCGACAGTACCGGCGCCGACTCCCTCTTCCGCCGCGCCGAAACCATCCAGCAGACGACGGACCGATACCTTTTTAGGATCACGCTCCCGCAATTTACTGCCTATCGCAACGCCAGAAGCCCGGCGACACTGGACTGGTCCTCAGACAGCTGCAGCTACTCGCCCGATAACCCGTTGGGATTCCCCTTTTCGCCTGCTTGCAATCGTCATGATTTCGGGTATCGCAACTACAAGGCTCAGTCGAGGTTTacggataataataagttgAAGATTGATGGAAACTTTAAGACTGA TCTCTACTACCAGTGCGACACCCACGGCTACGGCTCCACCTGCCACGCTCTCGCCAACGTCTACTACGCCGCCGTCCGCGAATTTGGTCGCACCAAGGGCGAGCTCCAGGAGGAATACGATCTGCTGCTGGCTCACTACAACGAGCTCGTGGCCGAGGCTATTGCCAAGGGCGAGGATCCGTTGTATTATTAG
- a CDS encoding AN1-type zinc finger protein, with protein MPAPRRLKCSLTECRLPAAPITGDCTFCDGHYCSKHRLLESHKCKNLEDCKKEAFEANALQLEKERTRVIRGV; from the exons ATGCCTGCCCCCAGGAGACTCAAGTGCTCGCTCACCGAGTGCAGGCTTCCCGCAGCACCCATCACAGGCGATTGTACTTTCTGCGACGGTCACTATTGCAGCAAGCACCGACTATTAGAGAGCCACAAGTGCAAGAACCTCGAAGAT TGCAAGAAGGAAGCGTTCGAGGCGAATGCCCTGCAGCTCGAAAAGGAGCGGACGCGGGTCATCAGAGGCGTATAA